A genomic region of Novipirellula galeiformis contains the following coding sequences:
- the accD gene encoding acetyl-CoA carboxylase, carboxyltransferase subunit beta gives MASVDSTPPDTDEPARGSSSDPNPANGILGADASTGQENGDKLAQPKKRGVPEGLWVKCPGCGASVYKKEIAQRLNVCPKCDYHFYVSAHERIAQVLDEGTFESMNEHLRPTDPLEFADRRKYSDRLTTEQKRTGLTDAVLTGTGMIRARRVAFAVTDSAFIMGSMGSVVGERLARLIEFATEQNLPLIIISASGGGARMHEGILSLMQMAKVTAALARYDAAGGLFVSVLTNPTMGGVAASFASLGDLVFAEPKALIGFAGPRTIKATIGIELPEGFQTSEFLLEHGYIDRIVPRKKLKTEIARAIDYCGK, from the coding sequence ATGGCAAGCGTTGATTCGACCCCTCCTGATACTGACGAACCGGCACGTGGTAGCTCGTCGGATCCGAATCCAGCTAACGGTATATTGGGCGCCGACGCGTCCACGGGTCAGGAGAACGGTGACAAGCTGGCTCAACCGAAAAAACGGGGGGTTCCCGAAGGGTTGTGGGTGAAATGCCCTGGTTGTGGTGCTTCGGTTTACAAAAAAGAGATCGCCCAGCGGCTCAACGTGTGTCCGAAATGCGACTATCACTTTTACGTCTCCGCCCACGAACGAATCGCACAAGTCTTGGACGAAGGCACGTTCGAGTCGATGAACGAGCATCTACGCCCTACCGATCCGTTGGAGTTTGCCGATCGACGCAAATATTCGGATCGTTTGACGACCGAGCAGAAACGCACCGGGTTGACCGACGCCGTTTTGACGGGAACCGGAATGATCCGTGCCCGTCGCGTCGCGTTCGCAGTCACCGACAGCGCGTTCATCATGGGAAGCATGGGGTCGGTGGTTGGCGAGCGATTGGCTCGCTTGATCGAATTTGCCACCGAACAGAATCTGCCGCTGATCATCATCAGTGCGAGTGGCGGGGGAGCTCGGATGCACGAAGGGATCCTGTCGCTGATGCAAATGGCCAAAGTGACTGCGGCGCTTGCCCGTTACGATGCGGCCGGCGGATTGTTTGTCAGCGTGCTGACCAACCCTACGATGGGGGGCGTGGCGGCCAGTTTTGCTTCGCTGGGGGATCTTGTTTTTGCGGAGCCCAAGGCATTGATCGGATTCGCGGGCCCGCGAACGATAAAAGCGACGATCGGAATTGAGTTACCCGAAGGGTTCCAGACCAGCGAATTTTTGCTGGAGCACGGTTATATCGACCGGATTGTGCCGCGAAAAAAACTGAAGACCGAGATTGCGCGCGCGATCGACTATTGTGGAAAGTAG
- a CDS encoding serine/threonine protein kinase — protein MGLFDSLMAKFGSSQAKANARINVELRFDRMRTSATGTMSNFFVAIDRENKRTVGVKLLDVEKMEQFEARFKGLKKPSEGEIALGMKHPNVVETYEAGLTTKGQPILVMEYIEGPSLQHVIVNRQETELKGKRMALIRQMAEAIRYVHSRDFIHRDICPRNFICFPDFSGLKLIDFGLTVPATRHFMAPGNRTGTPLYMSPEIVRRRPTDRRVDIFSFGITCYSLCCFEHPWQGDVVNGKAALHHDTSPPKDLITRCPGIEPRLARAIMGALHPNVEQRIASMDQFLQAVKSLEGLDY, from the coding sequence ATGGGCCTGTTCGATTCGTTAATGGCCAAATTCGGTTCGTCACAGGCGAAAGCCAATGCGCGAATTAACGTGGAGTTGCGGTTCGATCGGATGCGGACCAGCGCTACCGGGACGATGAGTAATTTCTTCGTCGCGATCGACCGTGAAAACAAACGCACCGTTGGCGTCAAATTGCTTGATGTCGAGAAAATGGAGCAGTTTGAGGCGCGGTTCAAAGGGCTAAAGAAGCCGAGTGAAGGCGAAATCGCCTTGGGGATGAAGCACCCGAATGTTGTCGAGACTTACGAAGCGGGGCTGACCACCAAAGGGCAACCGATCCTGGTGATGGAGTATATCGAGGGACCGAGCCTGCAGCACGTCATCGTGAACCGTCAAGAAACGGAGTTAAAAGGGAAGCGGATGGCGTTAATCCGTCAGATGGCCGAAGCGATTCGCTACGTTCATTCGCGTGATTTCATTCATCGCGACATCTGCCCTCGCAATTTCATCTGCTTTCCCGACTTCAGCGGTCTCAAGCTGATCGATTTCGGATTGACGGTGCCCGCGACGCGTCACTTCATGGCTCCTGGTAATCGAACCGGCACGCCACTTTACATGTCACCCGAGATCGTTCGGCGTCGACCGACCGATCGTCGCGTGGACATTTTCTCCTTCGGTATCACCTGTTACAGCTTGTGCTGCTTTGAGCACCCTTGGCAAGGGGATGTGGTCAATGGCAAAGCGGCACTGCATCATGACACCTCGCCTCCGAAGGACCTGATCACGCGTTGCCCGGGGATCGAACCTCGGCTGGCGCGGGCGATTATGGGAGCGCTGCATCCGAACGTCGAGCAGCGCATCGCGAGCATGGATCAGTTCCTACAGGCAGTGAAATCGCTCGAAGGACTGGATTATTAG
- a CDS encoding pyruvate carboxylase, with product MTIRPVRKLLVANRSEIATRVFRSATELGIRTVAIYSHEDRYALHRFKADEAYQIGEPGEPIRSYLNIEAIVELCKKHDVDAVHPGYGFLSENPEFARALENAGILFVGPSVNSLEQLGDKTAARKIAEAANVPILGGKNEALSGVDEAREIAESMGYPVILKASKGGGGRGMRVVNTADELPAALEAAQREAKTAFGSDEVFVERFVQRARHIEVQLIGDRHNNLVHLWERDCSVQRRHQKVVEIAPAPNLAPDVRNALCDAAIKIGRAVGDEHSGYENAGTVEFLYDVDAEQFYFIEVNPRIQVEHTVTEEVTGIDIVRTQILVAQGHALDSEVVALGTQDDIRTSGFAMQCRVTTEDPSNQFRPDYGRISHYRSAAGLGIRLDAGSAFSGAVVNPFYDSMLVKVTTRAPSLASAASRMDRCLHEFRIRGVKTNIPFLIKMINHPTFLAGEATTRLIDQTPSLFELPRRRDRASKLLAFLGETIVNGNPLVVGRPVATRRLPAPLPPLKKRSELPGGKLPEGTKDVFRREGAEGLVKWVQNQKGLLFTDTTMRDAHQSLLATRVRTYDMLQIAPAYAQLAPQLFSLEMWGGATFDTSMRFLRESPWQRLADLREQVPNILTQMLLRASNAVGYTNYPDNVVRLFVREAVQAGMDVFRVFDALNWLENMNVAIDAVLAEGGICEASICYTGDLQNPRRTKYDLKYYVELAKSLEKRGAHLLAIKDMAGLCKPGAAVELIRALRSEIGIPIHFHTHDTAGIQAATILAAAGEGLQIADAALAPLSGGTSQVNLNTLVEALRDTDRESSLSTESLTQLATYWQAAREFYVPFESSVLPATGDLYEHEMPGGQYTNLYQQARALGLADRWSDVCKAYAGVNRLFGDIVKVTPTSKAVGDMALFLVANEMSAEDVLTADKSLAYPASVIDLIGGRMGQPLGGFPDEVIKIVLGDQQPVLNRPGDSMPAADVAAARAEVAKLTGDAESDRAAVTHLLYPKVFEDFAKHRNLYGDVAPIPTPNFFYGQEPGEEIAVDIEPGKRLIVRFLAVGVPHPDGTRTVFFELNGQPREVSVLDKSLEPKVKAAVKADANDPGQVAASMPGMVITVAAAEGDKVKEGQKLMVLEAMKMETTINAPASGTVVSIQTPAGTQVEAGDLLATIAIK from the coding sequence ATGACGATTCGACCTGTCCGAAAACTTCTTGTCGCGAATCGCAGCGAAATTGCCACCCGTGTCTTCCGCAGTGCAACAGAACTGGGGATCCGGACGGTTGCCATCTACTCTCACGAAGATCGCTACGCCCTGCACCGCTTCAAGGCGGACGAGGCCTATCAAATTGGCGAACCGGGCGAACCGATCCGCTCCTATTTGAACATCGAAGCGATTGTCGAATTATGCAAAAAGCATGACGTCGACGCCGTCCATCCTGGCTACGGATTCTTGTCCGAAAATCCAGAGTTTGCTCGCGCGCTCGAGAATGCAGGCATACTGTTTGTCGGTCCGAGCGTTAACTCGCTCGAACAACTCGGCGACAAGACGGCCGCACGAAAGATCGCGGAAGCCGCCAACGTCCCCATCTTGGGTGGCAAAAACGAAGCCCTGTCCGGCGTCGACGAGGCACGCGAGATTGCCGAATCGATGGGCTATCCAGTGATTCTAAAAGCGTCCAAGGGGGGCGGTGGCCGCGGCATGCGCGTCGTCAACACTGCGGACGAATTGCCCGCCGCGCTCGAAGCTGCCCAACGCGAAGCGAAAACAGCCTTCGGCAGCGACGAGGTGTTCGTCGAACGCTTCGTCCAACGAGCCCGTCACATCGAAGTCCAATTGATCGGTGACCGACACAACAATCTCGTCCACCTCTGGGAGCGGGACTGCAGCGTTCAGCGTCGCCACCAAAAAGTAGTCGAAATCGCTCCCGCGCCCAACCTCGCCCCCGACGTCCGCAACGCCCTCTGCGATGCAGCGATCAAAATCGGCCGCGCCGTTGGAGACGAACACAGCGGGTATGAAAATGCCGGCACCGTCGAATTCCTGTACGACGTCGATGCCGAGCAATTCTACTTCATCGAAGTCAATCCACGCATCCAAGTCGAACACACCGTGACCGAAGAGGTCACCGGCATCGATATTGTTCGCACCCAGATTTTGGTCGCCCAAGGGCATGCACTCGATAGCGAAGTCGTCGCGCTCGGTACTCAAGACGACATTCGTACCAGCGGTTTTGCGATGCAGTGCCGCGTCACGACCGAAGACCCGAGCAACCAATTCCGACCTGACTACGGCCGCATCAGCCATTACCGCTCGGCGGCCGGACTCGGCATTCGACTCGACGCCGGCAGCGCTTTTAGTGGTGCGGTGGTCAACCCGTTCTACGATTCGATGCTCGTGAAAGTGACCACGCGAGCTCCCTCGCTGGCCTCGGCGGCGTCACGCATGGACCGTTGTTTGCATGAATTTCGCATTCGTGGCGTGAAGACGAACATTCCGTTTTTGATCAAAATGATCAATCACCCTACGTTCCTTGCCGGCGAGGCCACGACGCGGTTGATTGACCAAACCCCGTCGCTGTTTGAATTGCCACGCCGTCGCGATCGCGCCAGTAAATTACTGGCGTTCCTCGGCGAAACGATCGTCAACGGCAACCCCTTGGTCGTCGGCCGTCCCGTCGCGACACGCCGCTTGCCAGCGCCGCTTCCTCCACTGAAAAAGCGAAGCGAGCTGCCCGGCGGAAAACTGCCCGAAGGCACCAAGGACGTCTTCCGACGCGAAGGGGCGGAAGGATTGGTTAAATGGGTGCAGAATCAAAAAGGGTTGCTGTTCACCGATACCACGATGCGCGACGCACACCAATCGCTGCTGGCGACTCGCGTGCGTACCTATGACATGCTGCAGATCGCTCCGGCCTACGCGCAGCTCGCTCCTCAACTTTTCTCGCTTGAGATGTGGGGCGGTGCAACGTTTGACACCAGCATGCGATTCTTGCGGGAATCCCCCTGGCAACGACTCGCCGATCTCCGCGAACAAGTCCCCAACATCCTGACCCAAATGTTGCTGCGTGCGAGCAACGCGGTCGGCTATACGAACTACCCCGATAACGTTGTGCGATTGTTTGTTCGCGAAGCGGTCCAAGCGGGGATGGACGTGTTCCGAGTTTTCGATGCCCTGAACTGGCTCGAAAACATGAACGTCGCCATCGATGCCGTGCTCGCCGAAGGGGGTATTTGTGAAGCTTCGATCTGTTACACCGGTGATCTGCAAAACCCTCGACGGACCAAGTACGACCTCAAATACTACGTCGAACTGGCCAAGTCGCTGGAGAAACGAGGCGCTCACCTATTGGCGATCAAGGACATGGCGGGGCTCTGCAAACCCGGAGCCGCGGTCGAGCTGATTCGCGCCCTGCGAAGTGAAATTGGCATCCCGATTCACTTCCACACCCACGACACGGCGGGAATTCAAGCTGCAACGATCCTGGCCGCTGCGGGCGAAGGGTTGCAAATCGCCGACGCCGCGCTCGCGCCGCTGTCCGGCGGGACTAGCCAAGTCAACCTGAACACCTTGGTCGAGGCGCTGCGTGATACCGATCGTGAATCGTCGCTGTCGACGGAATCGTTGACCCAATTGGCAACCTATTGGCAAGCCGCTCGCGAGTTTTACGTGCCATTCGAAAGCAGTGTGTTGCCCGCCACCGGCGACCTTTATGAACACGAGATGCCCGGTGGCCAATACACCAATCTCTATCAACAAGCGCGTGCCCTCGGACTTGCAGATCGCTGGTCCGACGTTTGCAAAGCTTACGCAGGCGTGAATCGCTTGTTTGGCGATATCGTCAAAGTCACTCCGACGAGCAAAGCGGTCGGCGACATGGCGTTATTCCTGGTCGCCAACGAAATGTCGGCCGAGGATGTTTTGACGGCCGACAAATCGCTCGCCTATCCCGCCAGCGTGATTGATTTGATCGGCGGCCGGATGGGACAACCGCTAGGCGGTTTCCCCGACGAAGTCATCAAGATCGTCTTGGGGGATCAACAACCGGTGCTCAACCGGCCCGGCGATTCGATGCCCGCTGCCGATGTCGCAGCCGCCCGAGCCGAAGTCGCGAAACTAACCGGTGACGCCGAAAGCGATCGCGCGGCGGTGACCCATTTGCTTTATCCGAAAGTGTTCGAAGACTTTGCCAAACACCGCAATCTCTACGGCGACGTGGCTCCGATTCCAACACCGAACTTCTTCTACGGACAAGAGCCCGGCGAAGAGATCGCGGTCGATATCGAACCCGGCAAACGCTTGATCGTCCGCTTCCTGGCGGTCGGGGTACCGCATCCCGACGGGACACGCACGGTCTTCTTTGAACTCAATGGACAACCACGCGAAGTGTCGGTGCTCGACAAGTCACTGGAACCCAAAGTGAAAGCGGCGGTCAAAGCCGACGCAAACGACCCCGGCCAAGTCGCCGCCAGTATGCCAGGCATGGTGATCACCGTTGCCGCCGCCGAAGGCGACAAAGTCAAAGAGGGCCAGAAATTGATGGTGCTTGAAGCGATGAAAATGGAAACCACCATCAATGCTCCGGCAAGCGGAACGGTCGTGAGTATCCAGACGCCAGCGGGAACTCAAGTCGAAGCAGGCGATTTGTTAGCGACCATCGCAATCAAGTAG
- a CDS encoding PIG-L deacetylase family protein, whose amino-acid sequence MKFLSRTVRLLLFCFVSTAIPQVGVCEDAPSQDDGKLRIIVFGAHPDDAEYRAGGCGIKWASLGHHVKLVSVTNGDIGHWGMSGGALAKRRTAEVQAAAKIMGTTAEVLDIHDGELMPTLENRKKIVRLIRQWNADIVIAHRPWDYHPDHRYVGVLVQDASFMVTVPFFCPDVPPLKKNPVFLYASDRFKKPYPFQADIAVSIDDVFETKVKAIAELESQVFDGGALSNAEQAAKAPPARLPEQRLEKIREVWDNRAGGEARNYRQSLLKWYGPERGQEIKYAEAFEICEYGTQPSNEEIRRLFPFFDEQEPVEANAQR is encoded by the coding sequence ATGAAGTTTCTTTCACGAACCGTTCGCCTGCTATTGTTTTGCTTTGTATCGACGGCCATTCCGCAAGTGGGGGTCTGTGAGGATGCTCCGTCGCAGGATGATGGTAAATTGCGGATCATCGTCTTCGGCGCCCATCCGGATGATGCGGAATACCGTGCTGGTGGCTGTGGCATCAAGTGGGCCAGCTTGGGACACCACGTCAAGTTAGTTTCCGTCACCAATGGCGACATCGGCCACTGGGGGATGTCCGGTGGAGCGCTCGCCAAACGGCGAACGGCTGAAGTTCAGGCGGCCGCCAAGATCATGGGCACCACGGCCGAGGTGCTGGACATTCACGATGGCGAACTGATGCCAACGTTGGAGAACCGCAAAAAAATTGTCCGTTTGATCCGCCAGTGGAACGCCGATATCGTGATCGCTCATCGCCCTTGGGACTATCACCCCGACCATCGTTACGTGGGGGTACTCGTCCAGGATGCGTCATTTATGGTGACGGTTCCCTTCTTTTGTCCCGATGTTCCGCCGCTGAAGAAGAATCCCGTTTTCTTGTACGCCAGTGATCGATTCAAGAAGCCGTACCCGTTCCAAGCCGACATTGCCGTCTCCATCGACGATGTGTTTGAAACAAAAGTCAAAGCGATCGCCGAGCTTGAATCCCAGGTGTTTGACGGCGGCGCCTTGAGCAATGCGGAGCAAGCAGCCAAAGCACCGCCCGCTCGCTTGCCCGAGCAGCGATTGGAGAAAATCCGAGAGGTTTGGGATAACCGCGCTGGCGGGGAAGCAAGGAACTATCGTCAATCGCTATTGAAATGGTACGGTCCCGAACGGGGCCAAGAAATCAAGTACGCCGAAGCATTTGAAATCTGCGAATACGGCACCCAACCCTCCAACGAAGAAATTCGCCGACTGTTTCCGTTTTTCGACGAACAAGAACCCGTCGAAGCAAACGCTCAACGATAG